A part of Paenibacillus sp. 481 genomic DNA contains:
- a CDS encoding putative bifunctional diguanylate cyclase/phosphodiesterase: protein MARSLLPFSSFRTGLIFLVLASMAAIFTQYGIRFSYGAEITFCSAALLVILVLYGSYWSAGTALAVSLCFYFSENASITILLIGLELILVGYVYERKREHLMVWDGLFWFFIGAPFATLFFYLQSESFGSEALMQYFMFAMNGFINGFIADMIITYLPWRRILPEIREKRVYLSQLLTHLSIAIVFVPFVFNLVLDSEQIQADIEQDSLIMVETQTRDVIDDLIAMDEKDKQGLSIGAVIELGKLEYTLINQSSDGLIKLLTLDKRGRTLAVSDQTWFASGARSKHQMEAERSLLVVPDGLVSRTIAERNYYVESSFYRWLPAEEDYDYDTRRWNDGFYAIEIKLQQHPVDRLIAFIPISHFLHISIQVYLHKFLTLFLFCVGAAGFALLVNRFIVRSLANLMDITTGMPMKLLTSQSLPWPDSRIWEVRSLVHNFRITSERLIDMFKEMHRMNEKLVEQTTMLEKSEERMQQLAFYDPLTKLPNRHYFHLTLNKALEQAEAQSSSLALLFIELDRFKPINDSLGHNSGDQLLIKVAQRLSSTISIVSGGHVCACLGGYEFVIMLEDGQRHEAKVVAQRIMSMFSESFLVEADELYVTPNVGIVMYPTDGLASTELVQRAKTALYAAKERGGQSYVFYDHMHKDIVSDRNMLVSHLRKAIERDELRLHFQPIIDAHDSISTVEALIRWPHPELGYIPPVQFIPIAEETGLIIPIGEWVLRQACLQHGVWMKSGLPPFCISVNVSLRQFLNQDFVAVVDRIMQETGMEPQYLILEITESYVHKHVEQASYVLRQLKKRGIQIAIDDFGTGYSSLSRLKTLPVHVLKMDRSFVRYLPSDHANASIVQAIIQLGHSLQLKVIAEGVETAEELAYLHSLGCELFQGYFISPPLAADEFEARFHEFGVMECLVAAAEHGG from the coding sequence ATGGCGCGTTCTCTTCTACCGTTTAGCTCGTTCCGTACGGGCCTCATCTTCCTTGTATTAGCATCAATGGCCGCTATTTTTACCCAATATGGAATTCGATTTTCCTATGGTGCAGAAATTACGTTTTGCAGTGCAGCGCTGCTCGTCATTCTCGTCCTATATGGTTCGTATTGGTCAGCAGGCACGGCATTAGCCGTCAGCCTTTGTTTTTATTTTTCTGAGAATGCTTCGATTACGATATTGCTTATTGGGCTTGAACTTATACTGGTCGGTTATGTATATGAACGTAAACGGGAGCACCTCATGGTGTGGGATGGTCTTTTTTGGTTTTTCATCGGTGCCCCCTTTGCGACGTTGTTCTTTTATTTGCAGTCTGAGAGTTTTGGTTCAGAAGCGCTGATGCAATATTTTATGTTTGCCATGAACGGTTTTATCAATGGCTTTATCGCAGACATGATTATAACGTACCTCCCTTGGAGGCGAATACTGCCGGAAATACGTGAAAAAAGAGTATATCTTAGTCAACTGTTAACCCATTTGTCGATTGCTATCGTATTCGTTCCTTTTGTATTCAATTTAGTGCTAGATAGCGAACAAATTCAGGCTGATATTGAGCAGGATTCTTTAATTATGGTTGAGACTCAGACCCGCGATGTCATTGATGATTTGATTGCGATGGATGAGAAAGACAAACAAGGTTTAAGCATTGGTGCCGTTATCGAATTAGGAAAATTGGAATACACGCTAATTAACCAATCTTCAGACGGGTTAATCAAGCTCCTCACGCTCGACAAGCGAGGACGTACGCTTGCTGTCAGCGATCAGACATGGTTTGCGAGCGGTGCTCGCAGCAAACATCAAATGGAAGCAGAACGCTCACTGCTAGTTGTACCTGATGGCTTAGTAAGCAGGACTATTGCTGAGCGTAATTATTATGTCGAGTCATCTTTCTATCGTTGGTTGCCAGCAGAAGAAGATTATGACTACGACACGAGGAGATGGAATGACGGTTTCTATGCGATTGAAATAAAGTTGCAGCAGCATCCCGTAGACCGTTTAATCGCCTTTATACCGATCTCTCATTTTTTACATATTTCGATTCAGGTTTACTTGCATAAATTTTTGACGTTATTTTTATTTTGTGTAGGCGCTGCGGGGTTTGCACTGCTCGTAAATCGCTTTATCGTCCGCTCGCTCGCTAATTTAATGGATATTACAACAGGTATGCCTATGAAGCTACTTACTTCTCAATCACTTCCTTGGCCAGATAGTCGGATTTGGGAGGTTCGTTCGCTTGTTCACAATTTTAGAATCACTTCTGAGCGTTTAATCGACATGTTCAAAGAAATGCATCGGATGAATGAAAAGTTGGTCGAGCAAACAACGATGTTGGAAAAGTCAGAAGAGAGAATGCAGCAGCTTGCATTCTATGATCCTTTAACTAAGCTGCCCAATCGACACTATTTTCATCTTACATTGAATAAAGCTCTTGAACAGGCAGAAGCTCAATCCTCGTCACTTGCTCTTTTATTTATCGAATTGGATCGCTTTAAGCCTATCAATGATTCACTTGGGCACAATTCGGGGGATCAATTACTTATTAAAGTGGCGCAGCGTTTGAGTAGCACCATATCTATCGTAAGCGGAGGACATGTGTGTGCCTGCTTAGGGGGATATGAGTTCGTTATTATGTTGGAAGATGGTCAGCGTCATGAGGCCAAGGTAGTAGCACAACGAATCATGAGTATGTTTAGCGAAAGTTTTCTTGTGGAAGCAGATGAGCTTTATGTAACACCGAATGTCGGCATTGTTATGTATCCGACGGACGGTTTAGCTTCTACAGAATTGGTGCAAAGGGCAAAGACTGCTTTGTATGCTGCTAAGGAGCGAGGGGGACAAAGTTACGTTTTTTATGATCACATGCACAAGGATATCGTGTCAGATCGTAACATGCTCGTAAGTCATCTACGCAAGGCGATCGAGCGTGACGAACTGAGACTACACTTCCAACCTATTATAGATGCACACGATTCGATTAGCACGGTTGAAGCACTTATTCGCTGGCCTCATCCAGAGCTCGGTTACATCCCACCTGTTCAATTTATTCCGATAGCCGAAGAAACGGGACTTATTATCCCGATCGGTGAATGGGTGCTGCGCCAAGCTTGTCTACAGCATGGTGTATGGATGAAGAGTGGTCTTCCGCCATTTTGTATTTCGGTCAACGTCTCGTTAAGGCAGTTTCTTAATCAAGATTTTGTTGCGGTAGTCGATCGGATTATGCAAGAAACAGGCATGGAACCGCAATATTTAATTTTAGAAATTACCGAAAGCTACGTACATAAGCACGTTGAGCAAGCTAGCTATGTGTTGAGGCAACTGAAAAAGAGGGGCATTCAAATTGCCATTGATGATTTTGGCACAGGCTATTCTTCGCTTAGCCGTTTAAAAACATTGCCCGTTCATGTCCTTAAAATGGATCGGTCATTTGTTAGATATTTGCCTAGCGATCATGCAAATGCATCGATCGTGCAAGCTATCATTCAATTGGGACATAGCTTGCAATTAAAAGTGATTGCAGAAGGAGTTGAAACTGCTGAAGAGCTTGCTTACTTGCATTCCTTAGGTTGCGAGCTATTTCAGGGTTACTTTATTAGTCCACCGCTAGCTGCAGATGAGTTCGAAGCGAGATTCCACGAATTCGGAGTGATGGAATGTCTAGTTGCAGCAGCTGAACACGGAGGTTGA
- a CDS encoding MDR family MFS transporter, producing MSPGRSRQLVTMALLLSTFLAAIEVTVVSTAIPQIVSDLGGLHLISWIYAAYLLTTAVSTPLFGKLSDLYGRKNIFIIGSVLFVIGSMLCGLAENMTQMVIYRAIQGIGAGAVLPVTFTIIGDIYNYEERAKVQGLVSSIWGIAGLVGPLAGGFFVDSLSWHWIFFINIPFGFISVWMIMAFFKEKVEPQRKKIDYAGAITFTIGMTMLLFALITGGQGLPWSSPYIVLCLVGSVILLVAFYFIELKAEEPIVPLELFRIRDVAVSNAVGFLVSGVLIGINSYMPLWIQGVLGMKATDSGMSLTPMSIGWLIGAIVGGRLLIKSGARITATLGMTGVVIGAVWLASLSATTPIWVIIALMFLSGLGFGLSFTVFTIIVQSSVAWNVRGASTALHTFVRTLGQTLGIAAFGTYLNASIMSAVKEQGAAVTDEDLNKLLSHESAQQLSPDMMASLRSFLEQGLSNVFLILVVIAVISLIITLFMPKRNVQTAGRQADAANTSETSESTSSSNII from the coding sequence ATGAGTCCGGGGCGAAGTCGGCAACTTGTCACAATGGCATTACTGCTGTCTACCTTTCTTGCCGCGATTGAAGTGACGGTCGTCAGTACGGCTATTCCCCAAATCGTGTCTGATCTTGGCGGATTGCATCTAATTAGCTGGATCTATGCTGCTTACTTACTGACAACAGCAGTATCAACGCCATTATTCGGCAAGCTGTCCGATCTATACGGCCGCAAAAATATTTTTATTATCGGTTCCGTTTTATTCGTGATCGGCTCTATGCTATGTGGTTTAGCGGAAAATATGACGCAAATGGTCATATACCGTGCGATTCAAGGTATCGGCGCCGGCGCCGTGCTACCTGTTACTTTTACGATTATCGGTGATATTTACAACTATGAAGAACGAGCGAAAGTTCAAGGCCTTGTCAGCTCCATTTGGGGGATTGCAGGTTTGGTTGGCCCGCTTGCGGGAGGCTTTTTCGTCGATTCGTTATCGTGGCATTGGATTTTCTTTATTAACATACCGTTCGGTTTCATTTCCGTATGGATGATTATGGCCTTTTTCAAAGAGAAGGTGGAGCCGCAACGAAAAAAAATTGATTATGCGGGTGCTATCACGTTTACGATCGGCATGACGATGCTCTTGTTTGCACTTATTACAGGTGGACAAGGCCTGCCTTGGAGCTCACCGTATATTGTGTTGTGCCTCGTGGGCTCGGTTATCTTGTTGGTCGCCTTTTATTTTATCGAGTTAAAGGCTGAAGAGCCGATTGTACCGTTAGAGCTGTTTCGGATCAGAGACGTAGCGGTATCGAACGCTGTTGGCTTCCTTGTAAGTGGTGTCCTGATTGGGATTAACTCGTACATGCCGTTGTGGATTCAAGGCGTACTCGGCATGAAAGCGACCGATTCGGGCATGTCCTTAACGCCCATGTCGATCGGCTGGCTTATTGGTGCAATCGTGGGGGGCCGCTTGCTGATTAAGAGCGGTGCCAGAATTACAGCTACGCTTGGTATGACAGGCGTTGTGATTGGGGCAGTATGGCTGGCGTCATTAAGCGCTACTACACCTATTTGGGTCATCATTGCGCTCATGTTCCTTTCTGGTTTAGGATTTGGACTTTCTTTTACTGTGTTCACGATTATCGTGCAATCGTCTGTTGCTTGGAATGTAAGAGGGGCTTCTACGGCTTTACATACGTTCGTGCGGACATTAGGACAGACGCTAGGTATTGCGGCGTTTGGTACGTATTTAAATGCGAGCATCATGTCAGCTGTAAAAGAGCAGGGAGCAGCCGTTACGGACGAAGATTTGAACAAGTTGCTTAGTCATGAGAGTGCCCAGCAGCTAAGTCCGGATATGATGGCGAGCCTGCGTTCATTTTTAGAGCAGGGATTGTCCAATGTCTTTCTAATCCTAGTCGTAATCGCTGTTATTAGTCTCATTATTACGTTATTTATGCCGAAGCGAAATGTGCAAACAGCCGGTCGTCAGGCCGATGCTGCTAACACTTCCGAAACTTCTGAATCGACTTCATCATCTAACATCATCTAG
- a CDS encoding ATP-binding cassette domain-containing protein: protein MRLSRVTFSYVGAGAARSSSLHSLASVHSLDIEELAIRRGEVLIIAGANGSGKTTLCKLLARTLRQHHGSLQGTVWRADCGDVIGEEWLSAPTDCGVEVGLVLQDPDEQFVIGTVEDEIAFGPENVGLPPEVIVSRMEEQLHAARLVELRERSVLHLSGGEKQRVALAAMLALEPELLIIDDAWSHMDAASYAALETALKQWHNSERTLILAMSRLDEQRTQRWPAARVIQLAQGRLQNELTKPNKLSEPNNLTQSDQMDQAEHIPPVVTEDSILKDASMPDLRNGEHNVLEVASILEVKSLSYSYAPTARKHSQHPTSSASSRNDSGVKPTLDHVSFTMRSGQCHILHGCNGSGKSTLFRLLTKSLRMQHGSISLCGRELHRWNAYELSRLIGYVPQRPEYLFFADTVWEEYRQAIQDAQQAQQVQQAQREQQGHSGTHKQPEQPEHHGQRVRADHSIHAAPLDELIERMLMEDELWSLRHLHPHDLHAGAKRKMSLRLATVHAPALILLDEPTAGLDLNNAQYVRTWCLQQAQRGSALLIATHDELWDEINEAQHSLLKRLDLVAGNLIIK from the coding sequence ATGCGTTTATCACGCGTGACCTTTAGCTATGTAGGCGCAGGGGCAGCACGATCGTCATCCTTGCATTCGCTCGCTTCCGTTCACTCGCTCGACATTGAGGAGTTAGCTATTAGGCGTGGTGAGGTTCTCATCATAGCAGGGGCGAATGGTAGTGGTAAGACAACACTATGTAAACTACTGGCTCGCACGCTGCGCCAGCATCATGGTAGCTTGCAGGGGACAGTGTGGCGCGCGGATTGTGGTGACGTTATAGGCGAAGAGTGGCTGTCTGCACCTACGGACTGTGGTGTCGAAGTAGGGCTAGTGCTCCAAGATCCTGATGAGCAGTTCGTTATTGGAACGGTTGAGGATGAAATTGCTTTTGGTCCGGAAAATGTGGGGCTGCCACCGGAAGTCATTGTCAGCCGTATGGAGGAGCAGCTTCATGCGGCTCGCTTAGTGGAACTGCGTGAGCGATCTGTGTTGCATCTGTCCGGTGGGGAGAAGCAGCGCGTTGCGCTTGCAGCTATGCTTGCTCTGGAGCCGGAGCTGCTTATTATTGACGATGCTTGGAGTCATATGGATGCTGCTTCGTATGCAGCATTGGAAACGGCGCTAAAGCAGTGGCATAACTCGGAGCGCACGCTTATACTTGCGATGTCGCGTTTGGATGAGCAGCGCACTCAGCGATGGCCTGCTGCGCGTGTTATTCAACTTGCTCAAGGGCGGCTGCAAAATGAGCTGACCAAGCCTAACAAGTTAAGCGAGCCTAACAACTTGACCCAGTCGGATCAGATGGATCAGGCAGAGCATATACCGCCTGTTGTGACAGAGGATTCCATTTTAAAGGATGCGAGCATGCCAGACCTAAGAAATGGTGAACATAATGTCCTCGAAGTAGCATCTATCTTGGAAGTAAAGTCTCTTTCTTATTCGTATGCTCCGACCGCTCGCAAGCATTCGCAGCATCCAACGAGCTCAGCTAGCAGTCGTAATGATAGCGGGGTGAAGCCAACGTTGGATCATGTTTCGTTTACGATGCGTAGCGGGCAATGCCACATTTTACACGGATGTAACGGCTCTGGAAAATCGACCTTGTTTCGCTTATTGACGAAATCTTTGCGCATGCAACATGGGAGTATCTCGTTATGCGGACGTGAGCTGCATCGCTGGAACGCATATGAGCTGTCACGTTTGATCGGCTATGTGCCGCAGCGGCCGGAGTATTTATTTTTTGCGGATACGGTGTGGGAGGAGTATCGACAGGCGATACAGGATGCGCAACAAGCACAACAAGTACAACAAGCACAACGTGAGCAGCAGGGGCACTCTGGGACACATAAACAACCTGAACAACCTGAACATCACGGGCAACGTGTTCGAGCGGATCACTCCATACATGCTGCGCCATTGGACGAACTTATTGAGCGCATGTTGATGGAGGATGAACTATGGTCTTTGCGTCATCTGCATCCACATGACTTACATGCTGGCGCCAAGCGGAAAATGAGCCTACGTCTTGCTACCGTGCATGCACCAGCGCTCATTTTGCTGGATGAGCCGACGGCAGGGCTTGATTTAAATAACGCACAATACGTGCGAACATGGTGCTTGCAGCAGGCACAGCGTGGCAGTGCGCTCCTTATTGCAACCCATGATGAGCTGTGGGATGAAATAAATGAAGCACAACACTCGTTATTAAAAAGATTGGATTTAGTAGCGGGCAACCTTATTATTAAGTAA
- a CDS encoding ECF transporter S component, whose product MALLAAANGVLTSGLSHVNKLLHAAGGPLLTSSIVGLYMIYGILAMYIIRKPGAAVMTYALGACIQLLIGTAYGAWSVIAAAACYAVVIEPLFYFYRYRRFGWKELIFVSVAAVPLWFIVSAFMFGYIKYASWVLVGTLIIRCLSAALLTGVLAKWIGDRLAATPYVRGFALGAERK is encoded by the coding sequence ATGGCGCTATTGGCAGCGGCAAATGGCGTGCTGACGAGCGGCTTATCGCACGTCAATAAGCTGCTACATGCAGCTGGAGGACCTTTGCTAACATCATCTATTGTTGGCTTATATATGATATACGGCATACTAGCGATGTACATAATCCGCAAGCCAGGCGCGGCGGTCATGACATATGCGCTCGGCGCGTGTATACAGCTGCTTATTGGCACCGCTTATGGCGCTTGGTCTGTTATTGCAGCGGCTGCTTGCTACGCTGTCGTTATTGAGCCTTTGTTTTATTTTTATCGATATCGCAGATTTGGATGGAAAGAACTTATTTTTGTAAGTGTGGCTGCTGTGCCACTGTGGTTCATCGTTTCTGCCTTTATGTTTGGATATATTAAGTATGCATCATGGGTTCTCGTTGGCACGCTCATCATCCGTTGTTTAAGTGCTGCACTGTTAACAGGGGTGCTTGCGAAATGGATTGGTGATCGTCTGGCAGCAACTCCTTATGTGCGCGGCTTTGCCTTAGGAGCGGAACGAAAATGA
- a CDS encoding energy-coupling factor transporter transmembrane component T family protein, with the protein MMRTWLHQWDPITKAIALLSAGWAVIWTMDLAWQIGWFATVVGAGVIGSGWSGRQWRQAAIWLLGFGGPLVLFQWLVLPGETPWLTFGSLTLTLEALRDSLALTLRTLTLFLSSLLFATTTKPRDVVVALAHHLRLPPRFAYAVAIALRFVPLLAAEAAHIRHAQRLRPRAPARGLKQRLSIAGRYVLTVAVNALRHAQEVATTMEAKRFGAVAERTYWRTLYIAPIGKVMAAAVFAAMMATMMWG; encoded by the coding sequence ATGATGCGCACGTGGTTGCATCAATGGGACCCGATAACGAAGGCTATCGCGCTCCTAAGCGCGGGTTGGGCTGTCATATGGACGATGGACCTGGCGTGGCAAATCGGTTGGTTTGCTACTGTTGTGGGCGCAGGCGTAATAGGAAGCGGATGGAGTGGGCGGCAGTGGAGACAAGCTGCCATTTGGCTGCTAGGCTTTGGCGGACCGCTCGTGCTGTTTCAGTGGCTTGTCCTCCCAGGAGAGACGCCGTGGTTGACGTTTGGTAGTCTGACGTTGACGTTAGAGGCGTTGCGCGACTCGCTTGCGTTGACGTTGCGGACGCTAACGTTGTTCTTATCGTCGCTGCTATTCGCGACGACTACGAAGCCGCGCGACGTCGTCGTGGCCTTAGCGCATCATTTGCGGCTACCGCCACGCTTTGCGTATGCGGTCGCGATCGCGCTGCGCTTCGTGCCGCTATTGGCGGCGGAAGCGGCGCATATTCGCCACGCGCAGCGGCTGCGTCCGCGTGCGCCTGCGCGCGGGCTGAAGCAGCGGCTAAGCATAGCTGGCCGCTACGTGCTCACCGTGGCGGTGAATGCGCTCCGCCACGCACAGGAAGTGGCGACCACGATGGAAGCGAAGCGGTTCGGCGCGGTCGCAGAGCGCACGTATTGGCGCACTTTGTACATCGCGCCAATTGGGAAGGTGATGGCAGCGGCCGTGTTTGCTGCCATGATGGCTACGATGATGTGGGGTTGA
- a CDS encoding TetR/AcrR family transcriptional regulator has protein sequence MEQKKRLIMEAALTLFAEKGYHDTSIQEIADKTGIAKGSVYSFFRSKEELLMMIYKYHYQLMYDTLRETIAAQIPPRAKLEQLILFSLENVKRFSMFLALQRKEAHMHQKPEIRELVYEFRAKRFFGLRHVVAEVYGQQAEPYWNDLVTVISGMSFEFMNYAVFDRKNMDSSKVIALIMNVMDAAAAALVQKQAQPLLTMDIMHDFIRAGKIGLALEQQHLLDRLWALKETVIKLKCGSKQRVDAEQAYAVLEAEVLRGNGTGVSARAMALFLTTLGEPSMTEMAQQLLDVLDEQARSAREGEG, from the coding sequence GTGGAACAAAAAAAGCGACTTATTATGGAGGCGGCTTTAACGTTGTTTGCCGAAAAAGGCTACCATGATACGTCCATCCAAGAAATTGCCGACAAGACTGGTATTGCGAAAGGTTCCGTGTATTCGTTCTTTCGTTCAAAGGAAGAGCTGCTCATGATGATTTACAAATATCATTATCAACTGATGTATGACACGTTGCGCGAAACGATTGCAGCGCAGATCCCTCCTCGCGCCAAGCTCGAACAGCTTATTTTGTTCTCATTGGAAAATGTTAAACGGTTCAGCATGTTCCTTGCTCTGCAACGCAAAGAGGCTCATATGCATCAGAAACCAGAAATACGCGAACTGGTGTATGAATTTCGTGCGAAGCGCTTTTTTGGGCTGCGGCACGTTGTCGCGGAAGTATATGGTCAGCAAGCCGAGCCTTATTGGAACGATCTTGTGACTGTTATTAGTGGTATGAGCTTTGAGTTCATGAATTATGCTGTTTTTGATCGTAAAAATATGGATTCTTCAAAAGTGATCGCGCTTATTATGAACGTGATGGATGCCGCCGCAGCTGCGCTTGTGCAGAAACAAGCACAGCCGCTACTTACGATGGACATTATGCACGATTTTATTCGGGCGGGAAAAATAGGCTTAGCGTTAGAGCAGCAGCATTTGTTGGATCGACTGTGGGCGCTAAAAGAGACCGTCATCAAGCTTAAATGTGGCTCGAAGCAGCGTGTGGATGCCGAGCAAGCATACGCGGTGCTGGAAGCAGAGGTGCTACGGGGGAACGGGACTGGTGTCAGCGCGCGCGCAATGGCGTTGTTCTTGACGACACTAGGGGAACCAAGTATGACGGAAATGGCACAGCAATTGCTTGATGTGCTGGATGAACAAGCGCGTTCAGCTAGAGAAGGAGAAGGGTAA
- a CDS encoding MDR family MFS transporter, whose amino-acid sequence MNPTASKRNRNMVLFGLIMGMFFSALEQTIVGTAMPTIIKELNGFEIFAWVTTAYMISSTAVIPLAGKLADMFGSRFIYLIGWIIFVAGSALCATATTMEQLVLYRAVQGIGGGMLMPMSQTIIGMIFSPTERAKWQGVFGGIFGLSSVIGPFFGGLIVDNISWHWIFLINVPFGLISTVLIFIGMKSLDAPRVKGKQLNIDWAGIFTLIPGIILLLLGLSLDREQYAWTSPLSVLVFGAAIALCVAFVFIEKRAADPIIDMSLFKSRVFNVSVGLGFLIGLGMFGAIMFVPMFMQGVLGVSATEAGSTMTPMMIALIIASIIGGRLALRFRYRAIMATGMIISAIGFFLMSTMGVDTAQITAYSYMVVLGFGIGLVMPLITIVVQNEFSREQLGTVTSATTFFRSIGGTIGTTLFNVIMNGVIATNITNAMATADPMSKGILEQAGTDSNMLYQLLINSEALPVPAEAKTNLLNIVRDVWSSSFSTVFLTGLGFIVVGIFVSLLIGKGKISLDTTKQQHTDNEAQPQ is encoded by the coding sequence ATGAACCCAACGGCTTCTAAGCGTAATCGAAATATGGTGCTGTTCGGGTTAATTATGGGTATGTTCTTTAGTGCCTTGGAGCAGACCATAGTAGGTACAGCCATGCCGACGATTATTAAGGAGCTAAATGGCTTTGAGATTTTTGCTTGGGTAACGACGGCATACATGATCAGCTCCACCGCGGTCATTCCGCTTGCGGGTAAGCTAGCTGACATGTTCGGCAGCCGCTTCATTTATTTGATCGGCTGGATTATTTTCGTTGCTGGCTCAGCACTATGCGCCACGGCAACTACGATGGAACAACTTGTCCTTTATCGCGCCGTGCAAGGTATTGGCGGCGGTATGCTTATGCCGATGTCACAGACGATTATCGGAATGATATTTTCTCCTACTGAACGTGCCAAATGGCAAGGCGTATTCGGCGGTATTTTTGGTCTAAGCTCGGTCATTGGACCGTTCTTCGGCGGACTTATTGTAGACAACATTAGCTGGCACTGGATTTTCTTAATTAACGTGCCGTTCGGCTTAATTTCTACGGTTCTTATTTTTATCGGGATGAAATCTTTGGATGCTCCGCGCGTCAAAGGCAAACAGCTTAACATTGACTGGGCCGGTATTTTCACCCTGATCCCAGGTATTATTTTATTGTTGCTCGGTCTGTCGCTCGATCGCGAGCAATACGCATGGACATCACCGCTAAGCGTGCTCGTTTTTGGAGCAGCTATCGCACTATGTGTCGCATTTGTCTTTATTGAAAAACGGGCTGCTGACCCGATTATCGATATGTCACTCTTTAAGAGTCGCGTATTTAACGTATCTGTCGGACTCGGATTTTTAATCGGACTTGGTATGTTCGGCGCGATTATGTTCGTGCCTATGTTTATGCAGGGCGTGCTCGGGGTATCGGCGACAGAAGCCGGTTCAACGATGACGCCGATGATGATCGCGCTTATCATCGCCAGCATTATTGGCGGTCGACTCGCACTGCGTTTCCGCTACCGCGCCATCATGGCGACGGGCATGATCATTAGCGCAATTGGCTTCTTCCTGATGAGTACAATGGGCGTGGATACGGCTCAGATCACAGCGTATAGCTACATGGTCGTACTCGGCTTCGGTATCGGTCTTGTGATGCCGCTCATTACGATTGTTGTGCAAAATGAGTTCTCACGTGAGCAGCTCGGTACGGTTACCTCTGCTACGACATTTTTCCGCTCCATTGGCGGTACGATCGGAACGACGCTATTCAATGTCATTATGAACGGTGTCATTGCAACGAACATTACGAATGCAATGGCAACAGCTGATCCAATGTCAAAAGGGATCTTGGAGCAAGCCGGCACGGATTCAAACATGCTGTATCAGTTGCTTATTAATTCTGAAGCGCTGCCGGTTCCAGCGGAAGCGAAGACGAACTTGCTTAACATCGTGCGTGATGTATGGTCCTCTTCGTTCTCGACCGTATTTTTAACAGGCTTAGGTTTTATTGTCGTCGGCATTTTTGTATCTTTGCTTATTGGTAAAGGCAAGATCTCGTTGGACACAACGAAACAGCAACACACAGACAATGAAGCG